The Etheostoma cragini isolate CJK2018 chromosome 5, CSU_Ecrag_1.0, whole genome shotgun sequence genome contains a region encoding:
- the selenoe gene encoding selenoprotein e — MWAFLVLTIALSVRASDTNNDTAVEEKLDIARGKLLAPSVVGUGIKKMPELHHFLLERWALYHNLEYDSSEEKNPRLILYNEKDEVVKTVPVKKMKADEISSLLDSLGFYKRSQKGEEVPEEFQHFPLRTPRDEL, encoded by the exons ATGTGGGCCTTCTTGGTGCTCACAATTGCCCTCAGTGTTAGGGCATCAGACACTAACAACGACACAGCGGTTGAAGAAAAGCTTGATATAGCCAGAGGTAAACTGCTG GCTCCCAGTGTGGTAGGATGAGGCATAAAGAAAATGCCCGAGCTCCATCATTTTCTTCTGGAGCGCTGGGCTTTATA CCACAACTTGGAATATGATTCATCGGAGGAGAAGAATCCCCGTCTGATACTCTATAATGAAAAGGACGAGGTTGTAAAG ACAGTTCCCGTGAAGAAAATGAAGGCAGACGAGATCAGCAGCCTGTTGGACTCACTAGGTTTCTACAAGAGGTCCCAAAAAGGGGAAGAGGTGCCAGAGGAGTTCCAGCATTTCCCCCTGCGCACCCCTAGGGACGAACTGTGA
- the zgc:112294 gene encoding transmembrane protein 17A, protein MPVFYSPVPENLQMGLAYMGGSVFTNNRTADSDFTREQEDASVVNELVSHLPLQMLLYFNMFYFPCWWFSAVFMLEVKFYYLPGYYQALLITGMILLTVIEAVRLYLGYIGNLKEKVPELAAFWLLSFMFQLPVLLFFLTDEGIIILPLERAVHSLYLLFLLAQILASFLALRTMTRKLTLLFYLRQFGKVESIRHEGLSPVYGLPHHRSVLPMSPTHNMYH, encoded by the exons ATGCCTGTGTTTTACTCACCTGTTCCCGAGAACCTGCAGATGGGTCTGGCCTATATGGGAGGCTCTGTGTTCACCAACAACAGGACAGCAGACAGTGACTTCACCAGGGAGCAGGAGGACGCGTCTG TGGTCAACGAGCTGGTTTCTCACCTTCCCCTGCAGATGCTTCTTTActtcaacatgttttattttccatgttggtggttttctgctgttttcatGTTGGAAGTCAAG TTCTATTATCTTCCCGGGTACTACCAGGCTCTGCTTATAACCGGGATGATCCTCCTCACAGTCATTGAAGCGGTCCGACTTTATCTGGGCTACATTGGCAACcttaaagaaaaa GTGCCAGAGCTGGCAGCCTTCTGGCTCCTGTCTTTCATGTTTCAGCTGCCAGTGCTGCTGTTCTTCTTGACCGATGAAGGAATTATCATCCTGCCTCTGGAGAGAGCTGTGCATTCCCTTTACCTCCTCTTCCTGCTCGCCCAGATCCTGGCCTCATTCCTGGCTCTCAGGACCATGACCCGAAAGCTCACACTGCTCTTCTATCTGCGCCAGTTTGGCAAGGTGGAGAGTATCCGCCACGAAGGGCTGAGCCCGGTCTACGGGCTGCCTCACCACCGCAGTGTGCTGCCCATGTCACCCACCCATAATATGTACCattaa